AGGTGCTGGCCGACAAGGCCGGCCGCTGGGATGAGTTGAGCTTCCTGGCTCGGTCAGGGGAAGCCATGCGTCACGCACTGCAGAAGCTCTTGGCACAGTACCTGAATGTGCCGCGGCTGGTCGCCTACCGCGAAATGCACGGCACGAGCGAGCAACTGGCTGAGCAAGTGAACTCGGCGATCGAGTTCTGCACCAAACACGCCCGAAGCCAGAGGCAGTGGTTGCGGGTCCTTCTGGCGTTCGATCCGGCGGCGACATGGGAATGGCTGAGTGTTCCCGTGGCAAGAAGACAAGAGCTCGAACGCTCGGCAGATGCCCTGGTCTGGCTTCGGCGGTGGGACGAGGATGGCCTCAAGCAAATCACGGAACAGCATGGCAAGCGAGTCAATTCGCGTGTCCTGCAAAGGCTACTGCGCGAGACGGGCGGCTGGCCCTTGCTGCTACGACGTCTTGTCGCGGGGTGGTCTTCTGAGCTGGACGATCCTGAGGAGGGGCTCGAGCGGCTCTTGAGTGACCTACTTGAGCCAAGCGGCGCGCCACCCATTCAGTTCTGGAAGTCGCTCGGAGTAATGGAAGTCCCGCTTGCCGAGCAGGTGCTTCGTGCGATCGCCGTCCTGGGAGAACCCGTGGAGCCGGGTGATCTGCCGTCACTAATGGAGGGTCAGGTGGTCCCCTGCGAAGGGGAGTGCGCATCGCTATGTGAGTATCTGGCACAATTGGGGGTCTTGGAGGAGTCCGGTACGGGCTTGGTAGTCGAGCCCACTGTATCGAGATTGCTCGCTGCGGTTGGGACGGCGTGATCCTAAGCCGTGATAGATTTGAACTGCCCGGCGTCCAGTCATGGGTCGCCGGGATAGCCGATGACCTCGACAAGGGCCAGACAGTATGCCTGCTGCTCCCACAGCCAGTCGAAGCCGGATTGTTCTGGCCGCCGATTCGCGAGCGCCTGGGCAAGCTTGGAAATAGCATCGCAGAGGTGCATACGCCGGGCATTCCCACGGGTGCCAGGATGCCGTCGGAGCTTGCCAAGGCTCTAGGCGTCAAGTGGCCCGCATCGACAACTCCGCGCACGTTGCCTGAGCTTGTCCGGAACCCAGAACTACCGGGGATCATCCATCTGGAGGACTGGGCGGAACTTGCACCTGCGGCTCAGCACGAGTGGCTTACCATCGCTCGCCGCTGGGCCGACTACTCCCGGTCGGCTTCCTGCGAGGGAGAGGGCTCCACAGCTCTCCTTATCATAGCCAACGCGACCGACAACCTGCAGCCAACGCTAGACTCCGATGTGGCGTTTCGGATCCGACTGTGGTGGCAGGTTCCGTCCGTGCTGGAGACGATGCAGCTCTGCCGCATCACAGCGGAGGGGAGTTGGCGCACTCCGCTCCACGAATGGCGGGAGCATATACTGCCCTCATTGGTGGCAGGTGACCTGGAGGCTGCCACCGAGATATGGGACGATTCTCTGTGGGATGTGGACTCACTTCTGCCGCGATTGGATAGCTTGGCTGAAAAGAGAGGTTGGACGCGAGGGACGATAGAGCCATTGACCAACGGGTGGTTCACCGATCAGAGCCCGGTAGTGGGTGCTGAGTCGGGCCTGGAGCCACCCCGCAGGCTCTTGAGTCTTTGGGCGCGAGGTCTGGTATGCAGCACTCTGGAGTACGGGCCCACTTTGTCACCGGTCGCGCTTGCCGTTCTGGGGAATCGTCGTGAGATTGAGCGGCGTCTGTGGCGCGGGCAGGTGGGCCTGCTCATGCCCATAATCGACGAGCTGCGGCTCGATATCTGTGGGCGTTGGGCTCGCCGCTTCGGCGCAGATTGGCCGACGAGATGGACTCTTCCAGATTCAGAAGAGGAGGCGCGGGCGATCTACGCTAGTCCGCTGAACTGCGGCTGGGGGCACATGGAAACGCTCCTGCGAGGTAGGGCCGAACTGATACGGGAGCGTCCTCTGCTGCCAATGATCGCGCATTCGCGCTACGTGCGCAACGAGCTGGCTCACTCTCGTCCAGTAAGGTACTATGACTTTAAGGAGCTGCTCGATGCCCGCGGGCTGCTGCCCAGGCTCTAGCCTGCCGCGCGAGTCCATCGACGGTGTGGTCAAGACGGTGCTGTTCGTCTCCGAGGTGCTGGGCTCGATCATTCCCATGCTCTTTACGCCCGTGCCGACCACCGGCATCTATCAGGACTATGTGCCGTACTTTCGCACTCGCGGCTGGGACAAAGAGCTGCAGATGCTCAACGGCAAGGTCTATCCCTTCCTGGAGCTGAACGAGGGCTCGCTGCCCGACTATATCGACCTGCAGCGGCTGATGTTCATGCTCAACACGCACTATCGCGACGCGTCGTTCCGGCCCTTTGCCGACAGCCGGGTCAGCAACGCGTTTCGGAGCAACCTGAGCAACGCGTTCTACAAGTACATCACCACCGGGCTCATGGAGCCGGAATACCTGGGCTCCTAGCGGGAATAGCCGGCGCCCGGCAATAGCGAACAAGCTCCCCCGCACGCTGGAGATTCCCACGCCCCTGGGGCGCAGCTCGGAGCTGGCAGTGACGGGCCACGACGGTCGCCGCCGAAGCAATCTCCCCCATCGTCGCCAGTCTGTCGGAGGTAGGGGCCGGTGACACACTATCGACAGCGGATCGTTCTTGCGGGGATCATCCTTCTTGTGCTGGGCTGCGCATGGCTCGCCTTCCCTGCCGGGAGCTTCCGCGGCGCGGGCCTGCTCCGGACGCACCTGCCTTTGCGCATCGCCTACGCCGCCGAGCTGGCCAACAGCGGTCTGCCCCTGTGGACGCCGCTGCTGTACGGCGGCTACCCCCTGCTGGCGGACCCGCAGATGGGAGCCCTTTACCCTCCCCATCTCCTTCTCTACCGCTGGCTGCCGGTGACCTCTGCCTTCTGCGTTCTCCTGGGCCTCCACCTGCTTTGGGCGGCACTCGGTTTCTATCTGCTCGCCGCGCGGCAGGGGGTGCGGCGCGGGTCCGCCCTGGTTGCGGCCCTCGTCTATTGCCTGGCCCTGGCTCTCGTTGCCCGGTTCGGTCCCGCGAGCGCCCTGGCCTGCCTGTCCTGGCTGCCCTGGCTCCTCCTGCTAACCGGCCGTCTGGCGGAGCCCTCTGGCTCATTGCCTGCAGCCCGGCAGACCTCTCTGCTAGCCCTGACCGCGGGGATGACCCTGCTGGCCGGCCCGCCCCGGCGGGCCCTGCTGTGCCTGCTGGCGGCCGCAGCGTACGGGGCATACCTGTCGCTGGCCCGCGGCCCGCGTCGTCGAACTCTCCCGGCCGTTCTTCTCCTGGCCGGGCTGCTGGCCGGAGCGGCTCTGGCCTCAGTGCAGCTACTGCCGATGCTCGAGCTGGAGCGGCTGTCCGTGCGGCCTGCGGCTCTCGACCCGGCAGCTCTCCCGGCCCTCCCTCGCTCCGCGTTGAGCGTGCGGCCGAGGTCCCTGCCCTTCCTCGCCGCGCAGACGGGGATCTACCGCATCTTGACTCAGGAGAAGGACGGCATTCCCGCGTCCGGGCAGGTCGAGTCCTACTCCTCCAATCTGTCCCTTGTGTGGGGCCTGCCCACGGCAAGCGGCCTCGCCTCTTTGGTTCCCGCCCGCTACGCCCGCTACACCGCTGGCATGACCTCGGCGATGCTCAACCTGCTGGGGGTCAAGTACTATCTGCTGCCCCAGGACTCGACCGCTGCCGCCTACGACCTGAACGACCCCTTCCTGTACAGTCCGCTGAACGACGTGCTGCCCACGGGGCTGAGGGTGGCCGCCGGCTTCGAGCTCGAATGGTATCTCAGCGATTCGGCCGAGCTGCGCGATGGCGAGCCCGTGGCGGTTTTCGATTACGTCACCGAGGAATCAGTTGACCTGAACGAGAATGTCCTGACCGTCGGCTCCCACGTCGCCGACTGGGCCTATGAGCGCAGCGACGTCCGGGCGGTCGTGGCGCACAATCAGGCCCCCATCGCCCGCACCTTCCCGGCGCGCTCCGGTTCACCGCCGGAGGATCACGTAGGCTATGTGTACCGCGCTGTGGTGCGGCTCCCCTACGCGGTACTGGTGAATGGACTGCAGATGCCGGCCATTCTGCCGCCGGACCGCATCCACGTTGAGCGGGCCACCATGATCGATGGGCAGGGCCACCGGCATCTCCTCTCGCACCTCAAGGGCCTGGGCGACCACACCCTGGCCTACCGCAGCGAGGATGTGGCCATCTTGGAGAACCACGATGTCCTGCCGCGGCTTTTCCTGGCGTACGAGGCGCGGCCGGTGCCGGACGATGCGCAGGCGCTGGCCCTTCTGCATGGTGGCCAAGTGGACCTGCAACGGGAGGTTCTGCTGGCCGCTGCGGAGGTTGCGCCTGCCCGGCCGCCGACGGCGGGAACGGAGCGGGTGGCACTGGCGGAGTACGGCTCTCGCCGCGTGGCGGTGGAAGTGGAGGTGCCTGCCGATGGCTACCTGGTGCTGACCGATAGCTGGTACCCCGGCTGGCGAGTGTCGGTGGATGGCCGGGAGGCCCCTCTCCTGCGCGCGGATTTCCTCTTCCGCGCCGTCCACCTGACCGCGGGCGAGCACCGGGTCGAGTTCACCTATCAGCCCGAGCCCTTCCGCACCGGGGGATGGATCAGCGCAGCGGCAGCGGTCTTTGTTCTGGCGCTCTGGCTGTGGGGTGGAAAGAAGTACGGCCTGGTGGGCGCCTGAGGGCGTTCACGCCTGGGCCGAGCCTTGGCTCCCCCGAGCGTAGCGAATGGTCGATGTTCATATCAACCCCATTACTCACACAGACACGATGGAAATCCGTATCTGGTCTGCAGGCAAGGTTGCGCACTCGGTTGCATAACTCCTCCGCGCTTTGCCCAACTCGTGAGCAACGCCAACCGGTTCGCTTTTCAACTTCGGCTAACACAAAGAAACGTGTCTTCCCCAGATGCAGCATCTCCTCTACTTCGGACCTGCACAGCGTGCCTTGGCAGTAGCCTAGCAGCAACACCCGAATCTGCTCTGCAGTG
This window of the Chloroflexi bacterium ADurb.Bin180 genome carries:
- a CDS encoding Bacterial membrane protein YfhO, with protein sequence MTHYRQRIVLAGIILLVLGCAWLAFPAGSFRGAGLLRTHLPLRIAYAAELANSGLPLWTPLLYGGYPLLADPQMGALYPPHLLLYRWLPVTSAFCVLLGLHLLWAALGFYLLAARQGVRRGSALVAALVYCLALALVARFGPASALACLSWLPWLLLLTGRLAEPSGSLPAARQTSLLALTAGMTLLAGPPRRALLCLLAAAAYGAYLSLARGPRRRTLPAVLLLAGLLAGAALASVQLLPMLELERLSVRPAALDPAALPALPRSALSVRPRSLPFLAAQTGIYRILTQEKDGIPASGQVESYSSNLSLVWGLPTASGLASLVPARYARYTAGMTSAMLNLLGVKYYLLPQDSTAAAYDLNDPFLYSPLNDVLPTGLRVAAGFELEWYLSDSAELRDGEPVAVFDYVTEESVDLNENVLTVGSHVADWAYERSDVRAVVAHNQAPIARTFPARSGSPPEDHVGYVYRAVVRLPYAVLVNGLQMPAILPPDRIHVERATMIDGQGHRHLLSHLKGLGDHTLAYRSEDVAILENHDVLPRLFLAYEARPVPDDAQALALLHGGQVDLQREVLLAAAEVAPARPPTAGTERVALAEYGSRRVAVEVEVPADGYLVLTDSWYPGWRVSVDGREAPLLRADFLFRAVHLTAGEHRVEFTYQPEPFRTGGWISAAAAVFVLALWLWGGKKYGLVGA